A single Saccharolobus shibatae B12 DNA region contains:
- a CDS encoding S53 family peptidase, producing the protein MESGNVILKRLMLLLILVLSTTTFLATIAESQVQYYYIETSSPQYSILPGSEFVEPLNSSQTLYIAVLLNFTNLPSLQSYLNEIYLSASQFHHWLTPSRFREYYYPSESYVNSLIKYLKSHNLQFLGNYGLILVFNGTVGNIERAFNTYINVYYYPFKNLYWFGLLGIEDIGPFYYYSNNVTPSLPYNVGKYVLGVVGIDSVDPKVISVVTQAWHLDMVKAQSGLVSKAIISPITIGQYFNFTLAYAHGYNGNGSNIAIEGVPESFINVSDIYLFWQFYGIPRTGHLNVIYFGNVTTGGQSGENELDAEWSGAFAPAADVTIVFSNGYVGGPQLVGNLLNYYYEYYYMVNYINPNVISISVTVPESFLAAYYPAMLYMIHNIMMQAAAEGISVLAASGDWGFESDHPPPNFHIGIYNTIWYPESDPYVTSVGGIFLNASSNGSIVEISGWDYSTGGNSVVYPAQSYEITSLIPFTPTVVRTYPDIAFVSAGGYNIPEFGFGLPLVFNGQLFVWYGTSGAAPMTAAMVALAGTRLGALNFAFYHISYQGIIESPLGNFVGKVAWIPITSGNNPFPAHYGWNYVTGPGTYSAYAMVYDLLLYSGLI; encoded by the coding sequence AGTCAAACACTGTACATAGCAGTTCTCTTAAATTTCACTAATTTACCTTCTCTTCAATCATATCTTAACGAAATTTACCTCTCTGCCTCACAATTCCATCACTGGCTAACTCCATCTCGATTTAGAGAATATTACTATCCTTCCGAATCCTATGTGAACTCACTAATAAAGTATCTAAAATCCCATAATTTACAATTTCTAGGCAATTATGGTCTAATACTAGTATTTAATGGAACTGTAGGGAATATAGAGAGGGCATTTAACACTTACATTAACGTTTACTACTATCCATTTAAGAACCTCTATTGGTTTGGTCTACTAGGGATTGAAGATATAGGTCCATTTTACTACTACTCTAATAACGTTACTCCATCATTGCCATATAATGTTGGAAAATACGTATTAGGAGTAGTTGGGATAGATAGTGTAGATCCCAAAGTAATTAGCGTAGTGACGCAAGCGTGGCATTTAGATATGGTTAAAGCTCAAAGTGGACTAGTTTCAAAAGCCATAATTTCGCCAATAACAATAGGGCAATATTTCAACTTTACCTTGGCTTATGCACACGGTTATAACGGCAATGGTAGTAACATTGCGATTGAGGGAGTCCCTGAGTCCTTTATAAATGTATCAGATATCTATCTGTTTTGGCAATTTTATGGTATACCTAGAACTGGTCATTTAAACGTTATATATTTTGGTAACGTTACAACTGGAGGCCAATCTGGAGAGAATGAGCTTGATGCAGAATGGTCTGGTGCCTTTGCGCCTGCAGCCGACGTTACGATAGTCTTCAGTAATGGTTATGTGGGCGGTCCCCAGTTAGTGGGTAATTTACTAAACTATTATTACGAGTACTATTACATGGTTAACTACATAAATCCTAATGTTATTTCAATCTCTGTAACGGTTCCAGAGAGTTTCCTAGCAGCTTACTACCCTGCAATGCTATATATGATTCATAATATAATGATGCAAGCAGCTGCAGAAGGAATTTCCGTATTGGCGGCCTCTGGCGATTGGGGATTTGAAAGTGATCATCCTCCTCCTAATTTTCATATTGGAATTTATAATACGATATGGTATCCTGAGTCAGATCCCTATGTAACGTCTGTTGGCGGGATATTCCTTAATGCATCATCTAATGGCAGTATTGTGGAAATAAGTGGCTGGGATTATAGTACTGGAGGTAATAGCGTAGTTTATCCAGCACAAAGTTACGAGATAACTTCACTGATTCCGTTTACTCCTACTGTCGTTAGGACTTATCCAGATATCGCATTCGTCTCAGCTGGTGGTTATAATATTCCAGAATTCGGTTTCGGTTTACCTTTAGTATTTAACGGTCAATTATTCGTATGGTATGGAACTAGTGGAGCAGCACCAATGACTGCTGCGATGGTTGCCTTAGCGGGTACCAGATTAGGTGCACTCAACTTTGCATTTTATCACATCTCATATCAAGGTATAATAGAATCTCCACTAGGCAATTTTGTCGGTAAGGTTGCTTGGATCCCAATAACTAGTGGAAATAATCCATTCCCAGCCCATTATGGATGGAACTACGTCACTGGTCCAGGAACGTATAGTGCATATGCGATGGTTTATGATTTGCTGCTATATTCCGGCTTAATTTAA